The window TGATGCCCTTTTCGATCGTATAATTGTCCAGCAAAAAATCGGCTTACCATTAGCGATAGCGCATAGAAAAGAAAATACCATTGTATTCCCGATATTCCTTTTTGTGCAGTATATAATGGGAGGAACGTGGCAATACCCCCGAAAGTGATCGTGATGAAAAATAAAAGAATGGATGGTGGCAATGCACTTTTTTCGTAAAGATCCAACTTTCTTGTAACCGTATTTTGCTGGTGTTTCTCCACTTTTTTAAATTTTATCGTGGATGCTAAAAGAAAAGCTGTTATGCCAAGACCTGCACAGATTAAAAACAATTGCTTGAAGGTCATTATTCCAGCTATAGCTAAACCCAACGAAGGTCCCATTGCCATTGCAAGATTTCCGGATAAACCATAATAACCCATCCCTTCCCCACGCCTACTTTGGGGGATCAGATCCGTTGCGATGGTACCTGATGCAGTCGTCGAAAAGCCCCATCCAACCCCTTGAACTATTCGCATCACAAATAGAAAGGTAATCCCCATCGCAAATCCATATGACCCGACAGATACAACAAAAATGGACATTCCAAATAAATATACAAACCTTCTCCCCTTCGATTCCAAAGCATGACCAGCAAATGGACGTAGCAGCAAAGCCGAAAAAGTGAATATCCCGACAACAAATCCGATTAATTGATCATTCCCCCCTAAGTGCTCCACAAAAAGTGGGATGGTTGGCAGGGTCATTTGAAATCCTAGAAATACAAAAAAGTTTGCAAAAAGGATTCGTACAAAATCTTTAGTCCATATCTTTTCATTTTCTTTATTATTAATATTTATCTTTTCTTTCGTTAATGGTTGATTCATAAATGCCCTTCTCTCTTTGTAGCTTCCAAGAATAGTCTACCTCATTATATTTCGGTTTACTAATTAATTTTATTATACAAGAAGGCAGCACAAAATAGAAATTGACCCAACCTAAATAGTATAAAATTCCCATTTAGAATAAATAATAAGAAAAACTTGTAGAGGTGAGAACAAAACATGGGATTATTTGAGGCGTACAACCAATGGAAGGTCTCAAGGTATGAAAATCATGTCTCTAATATGGAATCACAAAATAAATGCCCTGACTGCAATGGAAGAGGCTATCATTCCTACCCTGCGAATGAATTTGTTTACTACTCCAATCCATCCGAATGTCCGGGCTGCAACGGAAGTGGTCTATTTACCGATTGGACCGGGCTTAAATAAGAAGAAAAAAAGTGCCTGACCCCCAGTGCAGTAATGCGTTCCCGTACTGGGGGTCAGGCACCTTTTGTTGTATTAATGTTTTAACGCACGAGTAACATCATATTTTTCTAGTTTGTTTTTGCCAAGATGAAGATATTGAGAGTAAAATGAATGAAGTAGAAAAATTACTATCATTAGGTCTGGAGAACAATCATGCAATTATTTCATTCTTTACAAGCAGCTCTCATCCGTTTTTGGAGAAAAAACCATATCACCCAATTTTTTTTATTACTTTGTTTAACCGCGGTTTTACTGACCATTTTATTTTTTGCTTTTATGGCTAGCAGGGCTAATGTTCAAACATTAAAAGACGGCCTGGAGCAGTCAACGATTATTTACGACAAGGACGGGGAAAACGCCACGACTTTATCAACCAATCGAACCGAAGGGGTAAAGATTGAAGAACTCCCTAACCATGTTAAAAATGCCGTTGTTGCCATTGAAGATGAACGCTTTTACGAACATAATGGTTTTGATATTAGGGGGATAGCTCGGGCCTTTTTTAGCAATTTATTTTCGTTAAGTATAACGGGTGGTGGCAGTACCATTACTCAACAGTTAACGAAGAATGCCCTCCTATCACCAGAACAAACCTATAAACGGAAAATTGAGGAATTGTTCCTGGCAGTAGAAATCGAAAAGTATTACAAAAAGGACGAAATCCTCCAAATGTATTTAAATCAAGTGTATTTTGGGAGTGGCGCTTGGGGAATTGGTCATGCATCAGAAAAATACTATAATAAACCGATTGAACAGGTATCGATCAGTGAAGCGGCTCTTTTAGCTGGATTATTGCAGTCTCCATCCGCTTTAGATCCATACAACCACTACGACAGAGCCATTAAAAGACGCAATATTGTCTTAGGTAAAATGAAGGAATTGGGCATGATTTCGAAAACCGAATATAACACCGCCATCAACGAAAACATTAAATTAGAAGACGGCGGCGGAAGTTATATTGAACGTAAGTATCCCTATTATGTTGACGCTGTTTTAAATGAAGCCATTTCTAAATACGGACTTACTCAAGATGAAATTTTAACAAGAGGGTATCGGATTTACACTGAAATGGATCAAAATATCCAATCTTCCCTTGAAAAAGTTTACGCAAGAACCGCTTTATTTCCAAAAAATAGAGACAGCTCGACTTTAGTTCAAAGTGGTGCCGTTCTACTCGATGCGAGCTCTGGCGGAATCCGCGGTGTAATCGGTGGACGAGGGGGCTATGTGTTTCGCGGCTTCAATCGTGCTACTCAATTAAAGGCTCAACCGGGATCAACGTTAAAACCATTAGCTGTTTACACCCCGGCTCTTGAAGAGGGGTATGAGGCTACTTCGATGCTGGTAGATAAACCGATGTCATTTAGCAGCTATCATCCGGAGAACGCCTCAAAAACCTATCAAGGAGAAATCCCGATGTACAAAGCTGTTGAGAACTCTGTCAATCTACCAGCTGTTTGGCTTTTAAATAAAATTGGTTTAGAAAAAGGTCTCGATTCTTTGAAGAGGTTTGGGATTCCGTATGAAAAGGAAGACGAGCACCTAGCA of the Bacillus sp. 1NLA3E genome contains:
- a CDS encoding MFS transporter, whose protein sequence is MNQPLTKEKININNKENEKIWTKDFVRILFANFFVFLGFQMTLPTIPLFVEHLGGNDQLIGFVVGIFTFSALLLRPFAGHALESKGRRFVYLFGMSIFVVSVGSYGFAMGITFLFVMRIVQGVGWGFSTTASGTIATDLIPQSRRGEGMGYYGLSGNLAMAMGPSLGLAIAGIMTFKQLFLICAGLGITAFLLASTIKFKKVEKHQQNTVTRKLDLYEKSALPPSILLFFITITFGGIATFLPLYTAQKGISGIQWYFLFYALSLMVSRFFAGQLYDRKGHQAVFIPGTVLVMGAMVLLAWLPNSMVLYCAAILYGLGFGTVQPALQAWSVERAPIHRKGMANATFFSFFDLGIGVGAMAFGQIGHLFGYDSIYITSAMSVLIAILLYIIFLMKKREN
- a CDS encoding transglycosylase domain-containing protein, with the translated sequence MQLFHSLQAALIRFWRKNHITQFFLLLCLTAVLLTILFFAFMASRANVQTLKDGLEQSTIIYDKDGENATTLSTNRTEGVKIEELPNHVKNAVVAIEDERFYEHNGFDIRGIARAFFSNLFSLSITGGGSTITQQLTKNALLSPEQTYKRKIEELFLAVEIEKYYKKDEILQMYLNQVYFGSGAWGIGHASEKYYNKPIEQVSISEAALLAGLLQSPSALDPYNHYDRAIKRRNIVLGKMKELGMISKTEYNTAINENIKLEDGGGSYIERKYPYYVDAVLNEAISKYGLTQDEILTRGYRIYTEMDQNIQSSLEKVYARTALFPKNRDSSTLVQSGAVLLDASSGGIRGVIGGRGGYVFRGFNRATQLKAQPGSTLKPLAVYTPALEEGYEATSMLVDKPMSFSSYHPENASKTYQGEIPMYKAVENSVNLPAVWLLNKIGLEKGLDSLKRFGIPYEKEDEHLAVALGGMHKGVSPQEMAEAYSTFPNGGKRTDSHFIIKIVGPTGTVIAERKEETKKVTSKQVADDMTSMLLNVVETGTGQRTKMTNVQIAGKTGSTQLPYNDINGTKDQWFVGYTPNLVGAVWLGYDMTDREHYLPNSSSDTVVPIFRAIMEQSLPYVEQGKFDAESVNAQLAKKDYTQKVIKDKTEEVKKKAQEIEGIIKEESPKWKQNLEAGIESLIEIGKNLKNVITQVTQR